The following nucleotide sequence is from Cellulosilyticum sp. I15G10I2.
TATCAAGTATTTGCTCTCGGCTTGTACTTATTTCTCCTATTATCTTTTTATTTATTTTACTAATAGTACTAATATCTAAGGTTAATTTCGTCATTATAGTGTCCCTCCAGTTAAAAATCTAGTTATAAGAACATTAGATTATCAAAGCAATAAAACTGCCTAACGCTAAAAATGGTGCAAAAGGGATGTAGTCTTTACGCCCTTTTATCTTAATGAGTAGCAGAAAGATACTCACTATAGCTGATACTGCAAACGCCAGCAAGATTGCCCATAATGTTTTATAAGGTCCTAGAAAAGCACCAAGGCCAAACATTAATTTAATATCTCCTCCACCAAGCGTATCGGGTATAAGTCCTAAAACCAAAAGGATCAGTCCACCAGTAAGCATGCCAAATAAACTGCTTAAAAAAGACAGCTTGTCCGCCCAAACAAATATTAATCCGCTTATTAAAGAGATTATCCATAACTTATCAGGAATCACTTGATACCTCACGTCTATAAAAGAAACCCCAATTAAAATGGCACCCATCACTATACCTTTTATGAATTTTATAGTTACTCCAAATCTTAAAAATAATATTGTGAAT
It contains:
- a CDS encoding prepilin peptidase; the encoded protein is MFISIFCLGIMYGLLLDLAVNRISYDLYRKKTCSVNFMIVCISGIVFTILFLRFGVTIKFIKGIVMGAILIGVSFIDVRYQVIPDKLWIISLISGLIFVWADKLSFLSSLFGMLTGGLILLVLGLIPDTLGGGDIKLMFGLGAFLGPYKTLWAILLAFAVSAIVSIFLLLIKIKGRKDYIPFAPFLALGSFIALII